The following proteins are encoded in a genomic region of Hemibagrus wyckioides isolate EC202008001 linkage group LG29, SWU_Hwy_1.0, whole genome shotgun sequence:
- the thbs2a gene encoding thrombospondin-2 has protein sequence MILRTIHILLPMLLLSTTAIPQGGQVDDESSFNLFEMSNITRKTIGAKVFKAHDWDSPAYRFIRFDHIPPVSSPVLQHLLSQIHNNNGFVFMASIRQDRSSRGTLVSLEGSDRHRYFEIISNGRANSLDLVYWIESTQNIISFEEVDLSDSQWKNITLHVHGENANLYVDCSLIDSLTLDESFYEHLQAKGSRMYVAKGANRESHFRGLLQNVYFIFDTPIEDILRKRGCEIPKPVDNYMVSEVEDIMEVSQAISTNFIRQNMEEVDICEHSCEQLSSMVQELKGLRIVVGNLMDGLQKVGEENTVMKKALGNLKNTKHNRMCWQDGRLFEDKEDWVVDSCTKCTCQESKVVCHQITCPPVACAIPVFLEGECCPMCLPKDSEDGWSPWSEWTECTVTCGTGTQQRGRSCDATSNPCNGPSIQTRTCMLAKCDSRVRQDGGWSLWSPWSSCSVTCGEGHITRIRHCNSPVPQLGGKECEGSGRETQRCDTKPCPIDGKWGPWSPWAVCSVTCGGGVQSRIRVCNSPPPQYGGKPCSGEAEHTGICNKQDCPVDGCLSNPCFGGVECTSTPDGSWECGPCPTGFKGNGIFCEDVNECDLVPDVCFKVSGKQRCVNTDPGFHCLPCPPRYKGNQPFGMGMEVARNNKQICEPVNPCKDKTHSCHRFAECIYLSHFSDPMYKCQCKIGYAGDGFICGEDSDLDGWPNQNLVCRANATYHCKKDNCPSLPNSGQEDFDKDGQGDACDKDDDNDGIMDERDNCPLLFNPRQFDYDKDDVGDRCDNCPYDHNPAQIDTDHNGEGDACAVDIDGDGILNENDNCPYAYNSDQKDSDADGVGDQCDNCLLLPNPDQLDADNDLVGDQCDNGHDIDEDGHQNNLDNCPYIPNANQVDHDKDGQGDACDFDDDNDGIPDDKDNCRLVANKEQLDSDGDGRGDACQDDFDNDSIPDILDMCPENNAISITDFRKFQMVHLDPKGTTQIDPNWVVRHQGKELVQTANSDPGIAVGYDEFNAVDFSGTFYVNTDRDDDYAGFVFGYQSSGRFYVVMWKQITQTYWEEKPSKAFGISGVSLKVVNSTTGTGENLRNALWHTGDTPGQVQTLWHDPKNIGWKDYTAYRWHLIHRPKTGFIRVVVYEGKQIMADSGPVFDKTFAGGRLGLFVFSQELVFFSDLKYECQDN, from the exons ATGATACTCAGGACCATTCATATCTTGCTCCCAATGCTGTTACTGAGTACAACAGCAATACCACAAG GAGGCCAAGTGGACGATGAATCCAGTTTTAACTTGTTTGAGATGAGCAACATCACCAGAAAGACAATTGGTGCTAAAGTCTTCAAGGCCCATGACTGGGATTCTCCAGCATACCGCTTCATACGCTTTGACCACATTCCTCCAGTCAGCTCCCCAGTCCTCCAGCATCTCCTAAGTCAGATCCACAACAACAATGGCTTTGTGTTTATGGCTTCCATACGTCAGGATCGGTCTTCTCGTGGTACCCTTGTGAGCTTAGAGGGGTCTGATAGACATCGATATTTCGAGATCATCTCTAATGGACGTGCCAACAGTCTGGACCTAGTCTACTGGATAGAGAGCACTCAGAATATAATATCATTTGAGGAAGTGGATCTATCAGACTCACAGTGGAAGAATATCACATTGCATGTGCATGGAGAGAATGCCAACCTCTATGTGGACTGCAGCCTCATCGATAGCCTCACCTTGGATGAGTCTTTTTATGAGCACTTGCAAGCCAAGGGCAGTCGCATGTATGTGGCAAAGGGAGCAAACAGGGAGAGCCATTTCAGG GGTTTGTTGCAGAATGTTTATTTCATCTTTGACACACCCATTGAAGATATTCTGAGAAAAAGGGGCTGTGAGATTCCCAAACCTG TTGACAACTACATGGTAAGCGAAGTTGAAGACATCATGGAAGTCAGTCAAGCCATCTCCACTAACTTTATCAGGCAAAACATGGAGGAAGTGGACATTTGTGAGCACTCCTGTGAGCAGCTCAGCTCCATGGTACAGGAGCTGAAGGGACTCCGCATAGTGGTCGGAAACCTAATGGACGGCCTACAGAAAGTG GGTGAGGAAAACACAGTCATGAAGAAAGCTCTGGGCAACTTGAAGAATACCAAACACAACCGTATGTGCTGGCAAGATGGCCGCTTGTTTGAAGATAAAGAGGACTGGGTGGTGGATAGCTGCACCAAATGCACTTGTCAG GAATCGAAGGTTGTGTGCCACCAGATTACTTGTCCTCCTGTGGCCTGTGCCATTCCTGTTTTCCTGGAAGGAGAGTGCTGTCCAATGTGTTTGC CCAAAGACAGTGAGGACGGTTGGTCACCCTGGTCTGAGTGGACAGAATGCACAGTCACATGTGGGACAGGCACCCAGCAGAGAGGCAGGTCATGTGATGCGACCAGTAACCCCTGTAATGGTCCTTCTATCCAGACGCGCACATGCATGTTGGCTAAATGTGACAGCAGAG TTCGTCAGGATGGGGGATGGAGTCTGTGGTCTCCTTGGTCATCGTGTTCAGTAACATGTGGTGAAGGCCACATTACCAGAATCCGCCACTGCAACTCTCCAGTGCCCCAGTTAGGGGGGAAGGAATGTGAAGGAAGTGGCAGAGAGACCCAACGTTGTGACACCAAGCCCTGCCCTA TTGATGGAAAATGGGGCCCATGGTCCCCGTGGGCAGTATGTTCAGTGACATGTGGTGGAGGAGTGCAGAGTCGAATCCGTGTGTGTAATAGCCCTCCTCCACAGTATGGAGGAAAACCGTGTTCAGGAGAAGCTGAACACACAGGGATATGCAACAAGCAGGACTGCCCTGTTG ATGGCTGTCTATCTAATCCCTGCTTTGGAGGGGTGGAATGCACCAGCACACCTGATGGCTCATGGGAATGTGGGCCTTGCCCCACTGGTTTCAAAGGAAATGGAATATTTTGTGAAGATGTCAATGAG TGTGATCTGGTGCCTGATGTATGCTTTAAAGTCAGTGGAAAACAGCGCTGCGTGAACACTGACCCAGGATTCCATTGCCTTCCTTGTCCTCCTCGTTACAAAGGCAACCAACCGTTTGGCATGGGAATGGAAGTAGCCAGGAACAATAAGCAG ATATGTGAACCTGTAAACCCTTGCAAGGACAAGACCCATAGTTGTCATAGGTTTGCTGAGTGCATCTACCTTAGCCACTTCAGTGACCCTATGTATAAATGTCAGTGTAAGATTGGCTATGCTGGAGATGGGTTTATCTGTGGAGAAGATTCTGATCTGGATGGTTGGCCTAACCAGAACTTGGTGTGTAGAGCTAATGCCACCTACCACTGCAAGAAG GATAATTGCCCCAGCCTTCCCAATTCTGGCCAGGAGGACTTTGACAAGGATGGCCAAGGAGATGCATGTGACAAGGACGATGACAACGATGGAATCATGGATGAACGA GACAACTGCCCTCTGCTGTTCAATCCCAGGCAGTTTGATTATGATAAAGATGATGTGGGTGATCGGTGTGATAACTGCCCATATGACCACAATCCAGCTCAAATAGATACTGATCACAATGGGGAAGGAGATGCCTGTGCTGTGGACATTGATGGGGATG GCATCctaaatgaaaatgacaattGTCCATATGCATACAACAGTGATCAGAAGGACAGTGATGCAGATGGAGTGGGAGACCAGTGTGACAATTGTCTTTTGCTTCCTAACCCTGATCAG CTTGATGCAGATAATGACCTTGTAGGAGATCAGTGTGACAACGGTCACGATATTGATGAGGATGGCCATCAGAACAACCTGGACAATTGCCCTTACATTCCTAATGCCAACCAGGTAGATCATGACAAGGATGGACAAGGAGATGCGTGTGActttgatgatgataatgatggaaTTCCTGATGACAAAGACAACTGCAGACTGGTAGCCAACAAAGAACAGTTGGACTCAGATG GTGATGGTCGAGGTGATGCCTGCCAGGACGATTTTGATAATGACAGCATCCCTGACATTTTAGACATGTGCCCAGAGAACAATGCTATAAGTATAACCGACTTCAGGAAGTTCCAGATGGTGCATTTGGATCCCAAAGGGACCACTCAAATCGATCCCAACTGGGTAGTCAGGCATCAGGGCAAAGAACTGGTCCAGACTGCCAATTCAGACCCTGGAATTGCAGTAG GCTATGATGAGTTCAATGCTGTGGACTTCAGCGGCACCTTCTATGTgaacacagacagagatgaTGACTATGCTGGCTTTGTGTTTGGTTACCAGTCAAGTGGTCGTTTCTATGTGGTTATGTGGAAACAGATCACCCAAACATACTGGGAAGAGAAGCCATCAAAGGCCTTTGGAATCTCAGGTGTCTCCCTCAAAGTGGTTAACTCTACCACAGGCACAGGGGAAAACTTACGCAATGCCCTCTGGCACACCGGTGACACCCCTGGCCAG